From the Lolium rigidum isolate FL_2022 chromosome 2, APGP_CSIRO_Lrig_0.1, whole genome shotgun sequence genome, one window contains:
- the LOC124691985 gene encoding histone H3.2-like: protein MARTKQTARKSTGGKAPRKQLATKAARKSAPATGGVKKPHRFRPGTVALREIRKYQKSTELLIRKLPFQRLVREIAQDFKTDLRFQSSAVSALQEAAEAYLVGLFEDTNLCAIHAKRVTIMPKDIQLARRIRGERAHSRIGQNLFVMIEC from the exons ATGGCCCGCACGAAGCAGACGGCGAGGAAGTCCACCGGCGGCAAGGCGCCGCGCAAGCAGCTGGCTACCAAGGCGGCCCGCAAGTCCGCCCCGGCCACCGGCGGCGTCAAGAAGCCGCACCGCTTCCGCCCCGGCACCGTCGCCCTCCGCGAGATCCGCAAGTACCAGAAGAGCACGGAGCTGCTCATCCGCAAGCTGCCCTTCCAGCGCCTCGTCAGGGAGATCGCGCAGGACTTCAAGACCGACCTCCGCTTCCAGAGCTCCGCCGTCTCCGCGCTCCAGGAGGCCGCCGAGGCCTACCTCGTCGGCCTCTTCGAGGACACCAACCTCTGCGCCATCCACGCCAAGCGCGTCACCATCATGCCCAAGGACATCCAGCTCGCACGCCGCATCAGGGGCGAGAGG GCTCATAGCCGTATTGGACAAAATCTATTTGTAATGATAGAATGCTGA